A region of Arabidopsis thaliana chromosome 5, partial sequence DNA encodes the following proteins:
- the NPY3 gene encoding Phototropic-responsive NPH3 family protein (NAKED PINS IN YUC MUTANTS 3 (NPY3); FUNCTIONS IN: signal transducer activity; INVOLVED IN: flower development, response to light stimulus; LOCATED IN: cellular_component unknown; EXPRESSED IN: 23 plant structures; EXPRESSED DURING: 13 growth stages; CONTAINS InterPro DOMAIN/s: NPH3 (InterPro:IPR004249), BTB/POZ (InterPro:IPR013069), BTB/POZ fold (InterPro:IPR011333), BTB/POZ-like (InterPro:IPR000210); BEST Arabidopsis thaliana protein match is: Phototropic-responsive NPH3 family protein (TAIR:AT4G37590.1); Has 1807 Blast hits to 1807 proteins in 277 species: Archae - 0; Bacteria - 0; Metazoa - 736; Fungi - 347; Plants - 385; Viruses - 0; Other Eukaryotes - 339 (source: NCBI BLink).) → MKFMKLGSKPDSFQSDEDCVRYVATELATDVVVIVGDVKFHLHKFPLLSKSARLQKLIATTTTDEQSDDDEIRIPDIPGGPPAFEICAKFCYGMAVTLNAYNVVAVRCAAEYLEMYESIENGNLVYKMEVFLNSSVLRSWKDSIIVLQTTRSFYPWSEDVKLDVRCLESIALKAAMDPARVDWSYTYNRRKLLPPEMNNNSVPRDWWVEDLAELSIDLFKRVVSTIRRKGGVLPEVIGEALEVYAAKRIPGFMIQNDDNDDEEDVMEQRSLLETLVSMLPSEKQSVSCGFLIKLLKSSVSFECGEEERKELSRRIGEKLEEANVGDLLIRAPEGGETVYDIDIVETLIDEFVTQTEKRDELDCSDDINDSSKANVAKLIDGYLAEISRIETNLSTTKFITIAEKVSTFPRQSHDGVYRAIDMFLKQHPGITKSEKKSSSKLMDCRKLSPEACAHAVQNERLPLRVVVQILFFEQVRATTKPSLPPSGSHGSSRTTTEEECESVTATEETTTTTRDKTSSSEKTKAKGVVMSRIFSKLWTGKDKDGVGDVSSSDTSESPGSVTTVGDKSTPSTRRRRSSS, encoded by the exons ATGAAGTTTATGAAACTTGGATCCAAACCTGATTCGTTTCAGTCTGATGAAGATTGCGTAAG ATATGTAGCAACGGAGTTAGCGACTGATGTAGTTGTAATTGTTGGAGACGTGAAATTTCATCTTCATAAG tttcctcttctttccaAAAGCGCTCGTCTTCAGAAGTTGATAGCCACAACCACGACCGATGAGCaatcagatgatgatgaaatccGCATTCCCGATATCCCGGGAGGGCCACCAGCGTTTGAGATATGCGCGAAATTCTGTTACGGAATGGCTGTGACTCTCAACGCATACAATGTTGTAGCTGTGCGTTGCGCTGCTGAGTATCTCGAGATGTATGAATCGATTGAAAACGGGAATCTTGTTTACAAGATGGAGGTTTTCTTGAACTCTAGTGTTTTGAGAAGCTGGAAAGACTCCATTATAGTTCTCCAGACGACGAGATCATTTTATCCGTGGTCTGAAGATGTGAAACTCGATGTACGGTGTTTGGAGTCAATCGCTTTGAAAGCTGCTATGGATCCTGCAAGAGTTGATTGGTCTTATACTTATAACCGAAGAAAGCTTCTTCCCCCCGAGATGAACAACAATAGCGTACCGAGAGATTGGTGGGTCGAGGATCTCGCTGAGCTCAGCattgatttatttaaaagaGTGGTTTCGACTATTAGACGAAAAGGCGGTGTTTTGCCTGAGGTTATCGGAGAAGCTCTTGAGGTATATGCAGCAAAGAGAATCCCTGGTTTCATGATTCAAAacgatgataatgatgatgaagaagatgtgaTGGAACAAAGATCTTTGTTGGAGACATTGGTTTCGATGTTGCCTAGTGAGAAACAGAGTGTTTCTTGTGGATTCTTGATCAAGCTGTtgaaatcctctgtttctttcgaatgtggagaagaagagaggaaagagTTAAGTAGAAGAATCGGAGAGAAGCTAGAGGAAGCAAATGTGGGTGATCTCTTGATCAGAGCTCCAGAGGGAGGTGAAACAGTCTATGACATTGACATTGTTGAAACCTTAATCGATGAGTTTGTTacacaaacagagaaaagagacGAGCTTGACTGTTCAGACGACATCAACGACAGTTCAAAAGCAAATGTCGCCAAGTTAATCGATGGATACTTAGCTGAAATCTCCAGAATCGAAACCAATTTGTCTACTACAAAGTTCATTACAATTGCAGAAAAGGTTTCAACTTTCCCAAGACAATCACACGATGGTGTGTATCGTGCCATTGACATGTTCTTGAAG CAACATCCAGGAATAACAAAGAGTGAGAAGAAATCATCAAGCAAATTAATGGATTGCCGGAAATTATCGCCGGAGGCTTGTGCTCACGCCGTGCAAAACGAGAGGTTACCATTACGAGTCGTTGTACAAATCCTCTTCTTCGAGCAAGTTCGTGCCACCACGAAACCTTCTCTTCCACCGAGCGGCTCGCACGGGAGCTCAAGAACgacaacagaagaagagtgtGAGTCAGTCACAGCCACGGAGGAGACGACAACTACGACGAGAGACAAGACGAGTAGTTCTGAGAAGACGAAAGCAAAAGGAGTTGTAATGTCTCGGATTTTCTCGAAGCTTTGGacaggtaaagataaagatgGCGTTGGAGATGTTAGTAGCTCAGATACATCTGAAAGTCCTGGCTCAGTTACTACCGTCGGTGATAAATCGACGCCGTCGACTCGCCGGAGAAGGTCATCGTCTTGA
- the NPY3 gene encoding Phototropic-responsive NPH3 family protein (NAKED PINS IN YUC MUTANTS 3 (NPY3); FUNCTIONS IN: signal transducer activity; INVOLVED IN: flower development, response to light stimulus; LOCATED IN: cellular_component unknown; EXPRESSED IN: 23 plant structures; EXPRESSED DURING: 13 growth stages; CONTAINS InterPro DOMAIN/s: NPH3 (InterPro:IPR004249), BTB/POZ fold (InterPro:IPR011333); BEST Arabidopsis thaliana protein match is: Phototropic-responsive NPH3 family protein (TAIR:AT4G37590.1); Has 30201 Blast hits to 17322 proteins in 780 species: Archae - 12; Bacteria - 1396; Metazoa - 17338; Fungi - 3422; Plants - 5037; Viruses - 0; Other Eukaryotes - 2996 (source: NCBI BLink).) encodes MFLGLKQFPLLSKSARLQKLIATTTTDEQSDDDEIRIPDIPGGPPAFEICAKFCYGMAVTLNAYNVVAVRCAAEYLEMYESIENGNLVYKMEVFLNSSVLRSWKDSIIVLQTTRSFYPWSEDVKLDVRCLESIALKAAMDPARVDWSYTYNRRKLLPPEMNNNSVPRDWWVEDLAELSIDLFKRVVSTIRRKGGVLPEVIGEALEVYAAKRIPGFMIQNDDNDDEEDVMEQRSLLETLVSMLPSEKQSVSCGFLIKLLKSSVSFECGEEERKELSRRIGEKLEEANVGDLLIRAPEGGETVYDIDIVETLIDEFVTQTEKRDELDCSDDINDSSKANVAKLIDGYLAEISRIETNLSTTKFITIAEKVSTFPRQSHDGVYRAIDMFLKQHPGITKSEKKSSSKLMDCRKLSPEACAHAVQNERLPLRVVVQILFFEQVRATTKPSLPPSGSHGSSRTTTEEECESVTATEETTTTTRDKTSSSEKTKAKGVVMSRIFSKLWTGKDKDGVGDVSSSDTSESPGSVTTVGDKSTPSTRRRRSSS; translated from the exons atgtttttgggtttaaaacagtttcctcttctttccaAAAGCGCTCGTCTTCAGAAGTTGATAGCCACAACCACGACCGATGAGCaatcagatgatgatgaaatccGCATTCCCGATATCCCGGGAGGGCCACCAGCGTTTGAGATATGCGCGAAATTCTGTTACGGAATGGCTGTGACTCTCAACGCATACAATGTTGTAGCTGTGCGTTGCGCTGCTGAGTATCTCGAGATGTATGAATCGATTGAAAACGGGAATCTTGTTTACAAGATGGAGGTTTTCTTGAACTCTAGTGTTTTGAGAAGCTGGAAAGACTCCATTATAGTTCTCCAGACGACGAGATCATTTTATCCGTGGTCTGAAGATGTGAAACTCGATGTACGGTGTTTGGAGTCAATCGCTTTGAAAGCTGCTATGGATCCTGCAAGAGTTGATTGGTCTTATACTTATAACCGAAGAAAGCTTCTTCCCCCCGAGATGAACAACAATAGCGTACCGAGAGATTGGTGGGTCGAGGATCTCGCTGAGCTCAGCattgatttatttaaaagaGTGGTTTCGACTATTAGACGAAAAGGCGGTGTTTTGCCTGAGGTTATCGGAGAAGCTCTTGAGGTATATGCAGCAAAGAGAATCCCTGGTTTCATGATTCAAAacgatgataatgatgatgaagaagatgtgaTGGAACAAAGATCTTTGTTGGAGACATTGGTTTCGATGTTGCCTAGTGAGAAACAGAGTGTTTCTTGTGGATTCTTGATCAAGCTGTtgaaatcctctgtttctttcgaatgtggagaagaagagaggaaagagTTAAGTAGAAGAATCGGAGAGAAGCTAGAGGAAGCAAATGTGGGTGATCTCTTGATCAGAGCTCCAGAGGGAGGTGAAACAGTCTATGACATTGACATTGTTGAAACCTTAATCGATGAGTTTGTTacacaaacagagaaaagagacGAGCTTGACTGTTCAGACGACATCAACGACAGTTCAAAAGCAAATGTCGCCAAGTTAATCGATGGATACTTAGCTGAAATCTCCAGAATCGAAACCAATTTGTCTACTACAAAGTTCATTACAATTGCAGAAAAGGTTTCAACTTTCCCAAGACAATCACACGATGGTGTGTATCGTGCCATTGACATGTTCTTGAAG CAACATCCAGGAATAACAAAGAGTGAGAAGAAATCATCAAGCAAATTAATGGATTGCCGGAAATTATCGCCGGAGGCTTGTGCTCACGCCGTGCAAAACGAGAGGTTACCATTACGAGTCGTTGTACAAATCCTCTTCTTCGAGCAAGTTCGTGCCACCACGAAACCTTCTCTTCCACCGAGCGGCTCGCACGGGAGCTCAAGAACgacaacagaagaagagtgtGAGTCAGTCACAGCCACGGAGGAGACGACAACTACGACGAGAGACAAGACGAGTAGTTCTGAGAAGACGAAAGCAAAAGGAGTTGTAATGTCTCGGATTTTCTCGAAGCTTTGGacaggtaaagataaagatgGCGTTGGAGATGTTAGTAGCTCAGATACATCTGAAAGTCCTGGCTCAGTTACTACCGTCGGTGATAAATCGACGCCGTCGACTCGCCGGAGAAGGTCATCGTCTTGA